The nucleotide window AGACCAAGACAGATTTCTTTTGTTTTTAAATCCTGTTTATCCTGTTAATCCTGTCAGAAACTGCCTTCCTGTTCTCGCACTCAGCCCTCTGCGGTGAACACTCTTATGTCTTCATCTTCTGCTACTTTGACGGACGCCGGGCTGGACCCCGCCGAGATCGCGCGGCGCGTCGACGCCGTGTTCGCGGACCCGCTGTACTGGTTCCCGGTGCGGCACCACTCGCCCACCACCGCGCGCCACGTCCAGAGCGCGATTGCCGCGCGCAGGCCGAAGGTGATCTTCATTGAGGGGCCGTTCGAGGCCAACGACCTCATCCCCTTCGTGACGGACCCGGCGACCGCGCCGCCGGTCGCGATCTACTCCTCGTACCGCGACGACGACAACGTGCTGGGGCTGAACGGCCACGTCAGCCCGGCGGCCGACATCCCGGCCCGGTTCGCGGTCTGGTACCCGCTCACGCCGTACTCGCCCGAGTACGTGGCGATGAAGACGGCGGCGACCGTCAAAGCGGCCGTGGTGTTTATCGACCTGCCGCACTACGCCCGCGTCGAGCGTCACGTGCCGGAGCCGCAGGGCCAGCAGCCGCCGCGCGAGGCGCCCAGCGTCGCGCCCGACGAGGACCGGCTCATCACGTCGAGCGGGTTCTACAAGCATCTGGCCGAGGCCGCCGGGTTCAAGAGCTGGAGCGAGGCGTGGGACACGCTGTTCGAGAACCCCGAGGGGACCGATTACGAGGCGTTCCGCCGCGAGCTGGCGACGTTCTGCGCCGCCGCCCGCGCGACCGCGGACCACGCCGCCGAGCACGCCGAAGGCACCGTCGAGCGCGAGCGGCACTTCCTGAAAGTGATCGCCGACACGCTCGCCGCGCGCAAGCTGAAGCCCGCGGACGCGATGGTCGTCTGCGGGGGCTTCCATCTGTTCCTCGACCGTGACGACAAGGCCGCGCCGCCGCCGTGTCCGGAGGGGACCGTTTACACCACGGTCGTGCCGTACTCGTACTTCCGCATCTCCGAGCTGTCCGGGTACGGGGCCGGGAACCGGGCGCCGCAGTTCTACCAGACGTGCTACGACCTCACCGCCGCCGGGCGCGCGAGCGACATCGCGATGGAGCACGCCATCGCAGTGCTGCGGACGATGCGCAAGGGCGGCGACCCGCTCTCCACCGCCGACGCGATCTCGGTCACGCACCACGCCGGGATGCTCGCGCGCCTGCGGGGCCGCGCCCACCCGACGCTCGACGACATCTCCGACGCGCTCGTCACGTGCTGCTGCAAGGGCAACCCGAACGAAGAGGGCCGGAAGCTCCGCGACGCGATGGACCAGGCCGGGATCGGCAACCGGATCGGCAAGGTCACGTCGAAGATCGGCCGGCTGCCGATCGTGAACGACTTCCACGCGCAGATCGCCGACCTCGAACTCGGCGAGGTGCTCGGCAAAGAAAAGAAGATGTCGGCGAAGCTCGACAAGCGCGACCCGCTCGCGGCGCGGCGGTCCGCGTTCCTGCACCGGGTGTCCTACCTGAAGGTGCCGTTCGCCGCGATCACCGGCACCGGCGGGGACTTCTCCGGAACGCTGTTCCGCGAGGAGTGGCACCTCAAGTGGGACCCGCGCACCGAGCCCGCGCTGATCGAGCAGAACCTGTACGGCGACACGGTCGAGTCGGCGGCGCTGAACCGGCTCCGGGAGGCGCTCGCCGAGGCCGGGAGCAGCGCCGGCCAGACCTGCGCGCGGCTGCTCGAAGCGGTCGATATGGACATGCCGGACCTCGTGTCCGCCGCCGAGGACGCGTGCGGGCCGGCGGTCGATACGGACCCGTCGTTCGCGTCGCAGGCGACCGCGCTCCAGTACCTCGGCCGACTGGAACAGTACGCCGCGTTCCGCGGGCTGCGGCGCGACGTGATCGCGGAACTGCTGAACCGCTGCTTCGACCGCGCGTGCTTCGCGCTGCCCAACGCCGCCAACGTGCCGGAAGAGGAGCAGCAGGGCGTCGTGGACGGCCTCATCGGGCTGGCCGAGGTCGTGCTGCGCGACGGCGTGCGGTACGACCGCACCCTGTTCGCACAGGCGGCGCAGAACGCCGCCGCGCAATCGACGGTCCCGTTCCTGCGCGGAGCGTTCCTGGGGCTGCTGTGCGAGATCCGGGTGATTGCGCCGGGCGTGCTCGCCGCCGAGGTGTCGAACCTGGCGCAGGCGTCCACGGAGGTGATGGTCACGGCGGGCGACCTGCTCGACGGGATGCTGGCGGTGTCGCGCACGTCGCTGATGCTCGGCGCCGACGCGCTGGTCACCGCAATCGACGACCTCTTGAAGGCCGCAGAATGGGACCCGTTCCTGGTGATGCTTCCGCGGCTCCGGGCGGCGATCGAGCGGCTGTCGAACCCGCAGAAGGACGCGCTCGCGGCGACCGTCGCGCGGCACTACGGGCTCGACGGCTCGACCGACCTGCGCGCCGTCAGCGGGAGCCTGGGCGCGACAGCACTGGTGGCCCGGCTTGATGCCGCGGTGGCCGCAACATTGCGGAACTGGCCGTTGTGATGAAGACATGTTTCACCGCAGAGGGCACGAGAGGGCGCAGAGAGAAAGAAGGCTCGGCTTCATCACGCCGTTTCTCGTTTTCTCTCTGCGCCCTCTCGTGCCCTCTGCGGTGAAAATCGGCCTTTCGAGTGCGACCATTGGGAGCGCGAACGTGACAACCGGTAACGAGAGCGACGCCGGTCCAGTACCGGCCGACCCGCACACCCTCGCGCGCTGGCGCCTGGTGCT belongs to Gemmata obscuriglobus and includes:
- a CDS encoding DUF5682 family protein, which encodes MSSSSATLTDAGLDPAEIARRVDAVFADPLYWFPVRHHSPTTARHVQSAIAARRPKVIFIEGPFEANDLIPFVTDPATAPPVAIYSSYRDDDNVLGLNGHVSPAADIPARFAVWYPLTPYSPEYVAMKTAATVKAAVVFIDLPHYARVERHVPEPQGQQPPREAPSVAPDEDRLITSSGFYKHLAEAAGFKSWSEAWDTLFENPEGTDYEAFRRELATFCAAARATADHAAEHAEGTVERERHFLKVIADTLAARKLKPADAMVVCGGFHLFLDRDDKAAPPPCPEGTVYTTVVPYSYFRISELSGYGAGNRAPQFYQTCYDLTAAGRASDIAMEHAIAVLRTMRKGGDPLSTADAISVTHHAGMLARLRGRAHPTLDDISDALVTCCCKGNPNEEGRKLRDAMDQAGIGNRIGKVTSKIGRLPIVNDFHAQIADLELGEVLGKEKKMSAKLDKRDPLAARRSAFLHRVSYLKVPFAAITGTGGDFSGTLFREEWHLKWDPRTEPALIEQNLYGDTVESAALNRLREALAEAGSSAGQTCARLLEAVDMDMPDLVSAAEDACGPAVDTDPSFASQATALQYLGRLEQYAAFRGLRRDVIAELLNRCFDRACFALPNAANVPEEEQQGVVDGLIGLAEVVLRDGVRYDRTLFAQAAQNAAAQSTVPFLRGAFLGLLCEIRVIAPGVLAAEVSNLAQASTEVMVTAGDLLDGMLAVSRTSLMLGADALVTAIDDLLKAAEWDPFLVMLPRLRAAIERLSNPQKDALAATVARHYGLDGSTDLRAVSGSLGATALVARLDAAVAATLRNWPL